A single genomic interval of Mycolicibacterium holsaticum DSM 44478 = JCM 12374 harbors:
- a CDS encoding SufE family protein, with the protein MPPALAEVVSDFAEVQGQDKLQLLLEFANELPPLPTDLEEAAMEPVPECQSPLFLHVDAQDRDHVRLYFSAPAEAPTTRGFAAILAAGLDDHPADQILAVPDDFYSELGLAALISPLRLRGISAMLARIKRRLR; encoded by the coding sequence CTGCCGCCCGCCTTGGCCGAGGTGGTGTCCGATTTCGCCGAGGTGCAGGGGCAGGACAAACTGCAGCTGCTGCTCGAGTTCGCCAACGAGCTGCCGCCGCTGCCCACCGACCTCGAAGAGGCCGCGATGGAGCCAGTGCCCGAGTGCCAGTCGCCGCTGTTCCTGCACGTCGACGCGCAGGATCGCGACCATGTCCGGTTGTATTTCAGCGCCCCCGCCGAGGCCCCGACCACCCGCGGTTTCGCCGCGATCCTGGCCGCCGGGCTCGACGACCACCCCGCCGACCAGATCCTGGCCGTGCCCGACGACTTCTATTCCGAACTCGGCCTTGCCGCGCTGATCAGCCCGCTGCGCCTGCGCGGCATCTCGGCGATGCTGGCCCGCATCAAACGCCGGTTGCGCTGA